The following proteins come from a genomic window of Oncorhynchus masou masou isolate Uvic2021 chromosome 25, UVic_Omas_1.1, whole genome shotgun sequence:
- the LOC135513874 gene encoding leukocyte surface antigen CD53-like, whose protein sequence is MAHNCLKCLKYTMCVVNFLCFICGTAGFGFGVFMMMNSKVSSLIPSLSSLNIANMLFITGIIMTCVSFLGFLGALKENRCLLVTFFILLFILMLVELTAAFLLLLYESKIDSFLQRDLTDSLEKSRESAQGGNSTMSKGDWDIIQTMFQCCGVHNSSDWKDKVPASCCSKTQCDINQPGCYNKLKAWFEGNFLATGVAVIVLCIIEVLGMCFSVTLFCHISQSGLSYK, encoded by the exons ATGGCTCACAATTGCCTCAAGTGCTTGAAATACACCATGTGTGTGGTTAACTTCTTGTGCTTT ATCTGTGGAACTGCAGGGTTTGGTTTTGGAGTGTTCATGATGATGAACTCTAAGGTGTCGTCTCTCATCCCATCCCTGTCCTCCCTGAACATTGCCAACATGCTCTTCATCACCGGCATCATCATGACCTGTGTGTCCTTCCTGGGGTTCCTGGGGGCCCTGAAAGAGAACCGCTGCCTCCTTGTCACT TTTTTCATCCTGCTGTTCATTCTGATGTTGGTGGAGCTGACTGCAGCCTTTCTACTGCTTTTATATGAGAGCAAG ATTGACAGCTTCCTACAGAGGGATCTCACAGACAGTCTGGAGAAGTCCAGGGAATCAGCTCAAGGTGGGAATTCAACAATGAGCAAGGGCGACTGGGACATCATTCAGACCATG TTCCAGTGCTGTGGGGTCCATAACTCAAGTGACTGGAAGGATAAAGTGCCTGCGTCCTGCTGCTCCAAGACCCAATGCGACATCAATCAGCCG GGTTGTTACAATAAATTGAAGGCCTGGTTTGAGGGGAACTTCCTAGCCACTGGAGTTGCTGTGATTGTGCTCTGCATTATTGAG GTCCTGGGCATGTGTTTTTCCGTGACACTGTTCTGCCACATAAGCCAGTCTGGACTCAGCTACAAATGA